One region of Psychrobacter sp. DAB_AL43B genomic DNA includes:
- the aroQ gene encoding type II 3-dehydroquinate dehydratase has protein sequence MTHQLTHKLLLINGVNLNLLGKREPEIYGHTTLADIENSLIKRAAAYGVELVCSQSNHEGKLVDEIQHHGLLADTSNQVDAIIINPAAFTHTSVAIRDALLATQKPFIEVHLSNVHARESFRQHSYFSDVAVGVICGLGHLGYQMALDYWLTNTYSITFND, from the coding sequence TTGACGCATCAGTTAACGCATAAGTTACTGTTAATTAATGGCGTTAATCTGAATTTATTGGGTAAACGTGAGCCTGAGATTTACGGTCATACCACCCTTGCGGATATTGAAAACTCCTTAATCAAGCGCGCCGCAGCATATGGTGTGGAACTGGTTTGCAGTCAGTCCAACCATGAAGGCAAACTTGTCGATGAGATTCAGCATCATGGACTATTGGCAGACACCAGCAATCAAGTCGACGCGATCATTATCAACCCTGCCGCCTTTACTCATACCTCTGTCGCGATACGCGATGCGCTCTTGGCGACACAAAAACCATTTATAGAAGTTCACTTATCTAACGTACATGCCCGTGAATCGTTTCGTCAACATTCTTATTTCAGTGATGTGGCCGTCGGCGTTATTTGTGGCCTAGGGCATTTAGGTTATCAGATGGCATTAGATTATTGGCTAACCAATACTTATTCCATAACATTCAATGATTAA